Proteins from one Cicer arietinum cultivar CDC Frontier isolate Library 1 chromosome 3, Cicar.CDCFrontier_v2.0, whole genome shotgun sequence genomic window:
- the LOC101507251 gene encoding proteasome subunit beta type-7-B has protein sequence MSKSLDLPPKGGFSFDLCRRNDMLQNKGLKPPSYLKTGTTIVGLVFQDGIILGADTRATEGPIVADKNCEKIHYMAPNIYCCGAGTAADTEAVTDMVSSQLQLHRYHTGRESRVVTALTLLKRHLFNYQGHVSAALVLGGVDITGPHLHTIYPHGSTDTLPFATMGSGSLAAMSVFESKYKESLSRDEGIKIVVEAICAGIFNDLGSGSNVDVCVITKGHKEYLRNHLLPNPRTFVNPKGFTFSKKTEVLLTKITPLKEKVEVIEGDAMEE, from the exons ATGTCTAAGTCGTTGGATCTTCCTCCTAAGGGTGGTTTCAGTTTCGATCTTTGCAGAAGAAATGATATGCTCCAAAACAAGGGTCTTAAACCCCCTTCTTATTTGAAGACTGGAACCACTATTGTTGGTTTAGTTTTCCAG GATGGTATCATTCTTGGAGCAGATACCAGGGCAACTGAAGGACCTATAGTCGCTGATAAAAATTGTGAGAAAATTCATTATATGGCACCCAACATATATTGTTGTGGAGCGGGCACTGCCGCTGATACAGAGGCTGTAACAG ACATGGTTAGCTCACAGCTGCAACTACATCGCTACCATACTGGTCGAGAATCAAGAGTTGTTACTGCGCTGACTCTTCTTAAGAGACACCTTTTCAA TTACCAAGGTCACGTCTCAGCTGCATTAGTCCTTGGTGGGGTTGACATCACTGGACCACATTTACATACG ATCTATCCACATGGGTCAACTGACACCCTTCCATTTGCTACAATGGGATCAGGTTCACTTGCTGCAATGTCTGTATTTGAGTCTAAATACAAGGAAAGTTTGAGT AGGGATGAAGGAATTAAGATAGTTGTTGAGGCAATATGTGCTGGTATATTCAATGACTTGGGAAGTGGAAGTAATGTTGATGTTTGTGTGATAACCAAG GGACATAAGGAATATCTAAGGAATCACCTCCTGCCAAATCCTCGTACATTTGTCAATCCAAAAGGCTTTACCTTCTCCAAAAAGACTG AGGTTCTCTTAACAAAGATTACACCATTGAAGGAGAAAGTTGAAGTAATTGAAGGAGATGCTATGGAAGAGTAG
- the LOC101506924 gene encoding uncharacterized protein, which produces MSSIQMVSISKFGYQKLRHEVGCDDDERERVVKRPKNLSRFRRIPMRRRFRLKIPSLRRLWKIKKTKVVSSMRISCAKVMKRFKDGHVHFGDLFAGNYLFMQVNPSSLKYLAKEFSLSKIA; this is translated from the coding sequence ATGTCTTCCATTCAGATGGTATCGATTAGCAAATTTGGTTACCAAAAGCTGAGACATGAAGTTGgttgtgatgatgatgaaagGGAGAGAGTGGTTAAGAGACCAAAGAATTTGTCAAGGTTTAGAAGGATTCCTATGAGGAGAAGGTTTAGGTTAAAAATACCAAGCTTGAGAAGACTTTGGAAGATCAAGAAAACCAAGGTGGTGTCTTCCATGAGAATTTCTTGTGCTAAAGTGATGAAAAGATTCAAAGATGGACATGTTCATTTTGGTGATCTTTTTGCTGGAAACTACTTGTTCATGCAAGTTAACCCTTCTTCCCTCAAGTACCTTGCAAAGGAGTTCTCTCTTTCCAAAATTGCTTAA